A genomic segment from Mustela lutreola isolate mMusLut2 chromosome 15, mMusLut2.pri, whole genome shotgun sequence encodes:
- the ALOXE3 gene encoding hydroperoxide isomerase ALOXE3 isoform X1, translating to MAVYRVCVTTGPYLKAGTLDNISVTLVGTCGESPKQLLDRLGRDFAPGSVQKYKVRCSSDLGELLLLRLHKERYAFFPKDSWYCSCLCVTAPDGTRSHFPCYQWIEGYCTIELRPGTAKTICQDSLPLLLDHRRRELQGRQECYRWKVYAPGFPGMIDVSSFEEMETDKKFALTKMTPRADQGDSSGNRYLPGFPMKIDFPSLMHMEPNIRYSATKTASLLFNAIPASLGMKLRGLLDRKGSWKKLDDIRNIFWCHKTVISEYVTEHWCEDPFFGYQYLNGVNPVMLHCLSSLPSKLPVTNDMVAPLLGPDTCLQTELERGNIFLADYWILAEAPVHCLNGRLQYVAAPLCLLWLNPQGALVPLAIQLSQTPGPDSPIFLPTDSYWDWLLAKTWVRNSEFLVHENNTHFLCTHLLCEAFAMATLRQLPLCHPIYKLLLPHTRYTLQVNTIARATLLNPEGLVDKVTSVGRQGLLYLISTALAHFTYTDFCLPDSVRARGVLAIPNYHYRDDGLRIWAAIESFVSEIVGYYYPSNASVQQDSELQAWVGEIFAQAFLGRESSGFPHRLCTPGELVKFLTAVIFNCSAQHAAVNSGQHDFGAWMPNTPSSMRQPPPQTKGTTTLKSYLDTLPEVNVTCNNLLLFWLVSQEPKDQRPLGTYPDEHFTEEAPRRSIAAFQNRLAQISREIRERNQGLELPYTYLDPPLIENSVSI from the exons atgGCCGTGTACCGCGTGTGTGTGACCACGGGTCCCTACCTGAAGGCTGGCACGCTGGACAACATCTCTGTCACTCTGGTGGGCACTTGTGGAGAGAGCCCCAAACAGCTGCTCGATCGCCTGGGCAGGGACTTCGCCCCTGGATCT GTGCAGAAGTACAAGGTGCGGTGCTCCTCCGACCTGGGCGAGCTCTTGCTGCTGCGTCTGCACAAGGAGCGCTATGCCTTCTTCCCCAAGGACTCCTGGTACTGCAGCTGCCTCTGTGTCACGGCCCCCGATGGCACCcgttcccacttcccctgctatCAGTGGATTGAGGGCTACTGCACCATAGAGCTGCGACCAGGAACAG CAAAAACCATTTGTCAggactcccttcccctccttctgGACCACAGGAGACGGGAACTCCAGGGTCGACAGGAATGCTACCG GTGGAAAGTTTATGCCCCTGGCTTTCCCGGCATGATAGACGTCAGCAGCTTTGAGGAGATGGAGACAGACAAGAAGTTTGCCTTGACCAAGATGACACCTCGAGCAGACCAAGGGGACAG CAGTGGGAATCGGTACCTGCCAGGCTTCCCCATGAAGATTGACTTCCCATCCCTGATgcacatggagcccaacatccgCTACTCGGCCACCAAGACAGCCTCCCTGCTCTTCAATGCCATCCCCGC GTCCTTGGGCATGAAGCTCCGTGGGCTGTTGGACCGCAAGGGCTCCTGGAAGAAGCTGGATGACATCCGGAATATCTTCTGGTGCCACAAGACAGTCATTTCGG AGTACGTTACAGAGCACTGGTGTGAGGACCCCTTCTTCGGGTACCAGTACCTGAACGGCGTCAACCCCGTCATGCTCCACTGCCTTTCCAGTTTGCCCAGCAAGCTGCCCGTCACCAATGACATGGTGGCCCCCTTGCTGGGGCCCGACACCTGCCTGCAGACAGAACTAGAG AGGGGGAACATTTTCCTAGCCGACTACTGGATCCTGGCCGAGGCCCCTGTCCACTGCCTCAACGGCCGCCTCCAGTATGTGGCCGCCCCGCTCTGCCTGCTGTGGCTCAACCCGCAGGGGGCGCTGGTGCCCCTGGCCATCCAG CTCAGCCAGACCCCCGGGCCCGACAGCCCCATCTTTCTGCCCACGGACTCTTACTGGGACTGGCTGCTGGCCAAGACGTGGGTGCGCAACTCCGAATTCCTGGTGCACGAGAACAACACGCACTTTCTGTGTACGCATCTGCTGTGCGAGGCCTTCGCCATGGCCACGCTGCGCCAGCTGCCGCTCTGCCATCCGATCTACAAG CTCCTGCTCCCCCACACTCGCTACACGCTGCAGGTGAACACCATCGCGCGGGCCACGCTGCTCAACCCCGAGGGCCTAGTGGACAAG GTCACCTCGGTTGGAAGACAAGGCCTCCTCTACCTCATAAGCACGGCTCTGGCCCATTTCACCTACACCGATTTCTGCCTTCCGGACAGCGTGCGGGCCCGCGGCGTCCTGGCCATCCCCAACTACCACTACCGGGACGACGGCCTAAGGATCTGGGCGGCCATTGAGAG CTTTGTCTCAGAAATCGTGGGCTACTATTACCCCAGCAATGCATCTGTGCAGCAAGACTCGGAGCTGCAGGCTTGGGTCGGCGAGATCTTTGCTCAGGCGTTCCTGGGCCGGGAAAGCTCAG GCTTCCCACACCGACTGTGCACTCCAGGAGAGCTGGTCAAGTTCCTCACTGCCGTCATCTTCAACTGCTCCGCCCAGCACGCCGCTGTCAACAGTGGGCAG CATGACTTTGGGGCCTGGATGCCCAATACCCCATCATCCATGAGGCAGCCTCCACCCCAGACCAAGGGCACCACCACCCTGAAGAGTTACCTAGACACCCTCCCAGAAGTGAATGTCACCTGTAACAACCTTCTCCTCTTCTGGTTGGTCAGCCAGGAGCCCAAAGACCAG CGGCCCCTGGGCACCTACCCGGACGAGCACTTCACAGAGGAGGCCCCTCGGCGGAGCATCGCCGCCTTTCAGAACCGCTTGGCCCAGATCTCGCGGGAGATCCGGGAGCGGAACCAGGGGCTGGAGCTGCCTTACACCTACCTGGACCCTCCCCTCATCGAGAACAGTGTGTCCATCTGA
- the ALOXE3 gene encoding hydroperoxide isomerase ALOXE3 isoform X2 yields MRAKTICQDSLPLLLDHRRRELQGRQECYRWKVYAPGFPGMIDVSSFEEMETDKKFALTKMTPRADQGDSSGNRYLPGFPMKIDFPSLMHMEPNIRYSATKTASLLFNAIPASLGMKLRGLLDRKGSWKKLDDIRNIFWCHKTVISEYVTEHWCEDPFFGYQYLNGVNPVMLHCLSSLPSKLPVTNDMVAPLLGPDTCLQTELERGNIFLADYWILAEAPVHCLNGRLQYVAAPLCLLWLNPQGALVPLAIQLSQTPGPDSPIFLPTDSYWDWLLAKTWVRNSEFLVHENNTHFLCTHLLCEAFAMATLRQLPLCHPIYKLLLPHTRYTLQVNTIARATLLNPEGLVDKVTSVGRQGLLYLISTALAHFTYTDFCLPDSVRARGVLAIPNYHYRDDGLRIWAAIESFVSEIVGYYYPSNASVQQDSELQAWVGEIFAQAFLGRESSGFPHRLCTPGELVKFLTAVIFNCSAQHAAVNSGQHDFGAWMPNTPSSMRQPPPQTKGTTTLKSYLDTLPEVNVTCNNLLLFWLVSQEPKDQRPLGTYPDEHFTEEAPRRSIAAFQNRLAQISREIRERNQGLELPYTYLDPPLIENSVSI; encoded by the exons ATGAGAG CAAAAACCATTTGTCAggactcccttcccctccttctgGACCACAGGAGACGGGAACTCCAGGGTCGACAGGAATGCTACCG GTGGAAAGTTTATGCCCCTGGCTTTCCCGGCATGATAGACGTCAGCAGCTTTGAGGAGATGGAGACAGACAAGAAGTTTGCCTTGACCAAGATGACACCTCGAGCAGACCAAGGGGACAG CAGTGGGAATCGGTACCTGCCAGGCTTCCCCATGAAGATTGACTTCCCATCCCTGATgcacatggagcccaacatccgCTACTCGGCCACCAAGACAGCCTCCCTGCTCTTCAATGCCATCCCCGC GTCCTTGGGCATGAAGCTCCGTGGGCTGTTGGACCGCAAGGGCTCCTGGAAGAAGCTGGATGACATCCGGAATATCTTCTGGTGCCACAAGACAGTCATTTCGG AGTACGTTACAGAGCACTGGTGTGAGGACCCCTTCTTCGGGTACCAGTACCTGAACGGCGTCAACCCCGTCATGCTCCACTGCCTTTCCAGTTTGCCCAGCAAGCTGCCCGTCACCAATGACATGGTGGCCCCCTTGCTGGGGCCCGACACCTGCCTGCAGACAGAACTAGAG AGGGGGAACATTTTCCTAGCCGACTACTGGATCCTGGCCGAGGCCCCTGTCCACTGCCTCAACGGCCGCCTCCAGTATGTGGCCGCCCCGCTCTGCCTGCTGTGGCTCAACCCGCAGGGGGCGCTGGTGCCCCTGGCCATCCAG CTCAGCCAGACCCCCGGGCCCGACAGCCCCATCTTTCTGCCCACGGACTCTTACTGGGACTGGCTGCTGGCCAAGACGTGGGTGCGCAACTCCGAATTCCTGGTGCACGAGAACAACACGCACTTTCTGTGTACGCATCTGCTGTGCGAGGCCTTCGCCATGGCCACGCTGCGCCAGCTGCCGCTCTGCCATCCGATCTACAAG CTCCTGCTCCCCCACACTCGCTACACGCTGCAGGTGAACACCATCGCGCGGGCCACGCTGCTCAACCCCGAGGGCCTAGTGGACAAG GTCACCTCGGTTGGAAGACAAGGCCTCCTCTACCTCATAAGCACGGCTCTGGCCCATTTCACCTACACCGATTTCTGCCTTCCGGACAGCGTGCGGGCCCGCGGCGTCCTGGCCATCCCCAACTACCACTACCGGGACGACGGCCTAAGGATCTGGGCGGCCATTGAGAG CTTTGTCTCAGAAATCGTGGGCTACTATTACCCCAGCAATGCATCTGTGCAGCAAGACTCGGAGCTGCAGGCTTGGGTCGGCGAGATCTTTGCTCAGGCGTTCCTGGGCCGGGAAAGCTCAG GCTTCCCACACCGACTGTGCACTCCAGGAGAGCTGGTCAAGTTCCTCACTGCCGTCATCTTCAACTGCTCCGCCCAGCACGCCGCTGTCAACAGTGGGCAG CATGACTTTGGGGCCTGGATGCCCAATACCCCATCATCCATGAGGCAGCCTCCACCCCAGACCAAGGGCACCACCACCCTGAAGAGTTACCTAGACACCCTCCCAGAAGTGAATGTCACCTGTAACAACCTTCTCCTCTTCTGGTTGGTCAGCCAGGAGCCCAAAGACCAG CGGCCCCTGGGCACCTACCCGGACGAGCACTTCACAGAGGAGGCCCCTCGGCGGAGCATCGCCGCCTTTCAGAACCGCTTGGCCCAGATCTCGCGGGAGATCCGGGAGCGGAACCAGGGGCTGGAGCTGCCTTACACCTACCTGGACCCTCCCCTCATCGAGAACAGTGTGTCCATCTGA